Genomic segment of Euwallacea fornicatus isolate EFF26 chromosome 11, ASM4011564v1, whole genome shotgun sequence:
GTCAACAAAGGACAAAGGCATTATATTCCACTGACACCATCAGGGCCTTCACCCACAGATGTCTGCGCCAACCAACCAAGGTTTATGcacttttttgtttagctAATAACGTACTTGATATTACTGAAGTGGaccaaaataaaatcaataacgCTCAAGTGGTTTAAGTGGTGCTTACTTCCTAAACAATGTATTTGAATAATGTAGTTGCAATATCTCTGAAACTGGTCGGTTAAGTGAGTATATATAGAAAGCGGAATGCCTGGTGGTAAAGGAGAAAAAACACCGAAGATCGATTTGACAGTTTTAAGCAACGCGCCCCGATTTCCTCTCATTGAAAATCTATAGTGCAGGAACTGGCAAAcactaaataaattaaattggacCATGTCCAATATTTGCTACTTTGCATTGTGCTCAGTTCGTTTCCTTTACACACAAATTCGTTTTGGCAACTGAAGATTGTGGCCGGCCCAAGTTGGAAAGTCGCTCACTTGGCCCACTCATCAGGTGGTACTAATTCGGTCCAAATACTTTGCGCCCAAAGGTGCCAGGCATGGTACAATGACCCATTACAAACTTGTTATATGGCGTATCTCCTGTTGAACAACAACCATATCTTGGCATCTACTAATTTCCAATAGATTATTGTTTCGTAATTATATGTAGCATAATGGTGCCTAGAGTGATGTTATAATAGCTCAAACGTAGTGGAACAAAGCGAATGGATTGTTGTTAATATGAATTAGTTATAATATGAGTAATGATTGGAAAAATGTCGGACATGCAATGAGGGTCATGAAACTCTTGAGAATTTAACTGCCGAGGAAGCGTAAGAACGTTTTTATGTGCGTTGGGTCTGAATTCGTCTTCCACACAGCTACTGGAATACCCCTTGAAGGGCGAGACTTGTGCGTAGAACGTCTCACGGCTGAGGACGGTACCGACCAGAACTTCACAAACGTctttttaaacttcaaaacAGTTTATTTGCAGTAACAAAGGACTAGAAGAACAAagtaacaaataaaattttatgacgAGTAATTTTAAGCGCGTTTACTATTAGGCTTCTGTGTTTATCACAAAGCAGTATTTACCGATGTAATTACTGCCATGCACTATCTTCGACACAATAGAATTTGTGTATTAAAGAAATCTGGGTGGGGCCCTCTCTTTCTTACCACAAGCCGAAGGAATGCGCTTccatttgggaaaaaaagaaataaaacctgCATCACTCGTTATTGGGTCTTGGGCCGCTCGTACCCAGCTGGTTTTAATGGTTGTTTCTCCGCTTTACGGGCATTTTTCTCGAACTTATTCAACGATAAAACAACCGGGTCGGTGCGTGTCTAAAGAGCTTTTCAGTTAACTCTAAGcaggaataatttattttcaaatcgatTTAAAACCGAATTGTTCAAGTCAAACGGAAGCATCAGGCAAACATATGCGATGGGTTTGGTatgtatacaaaaataaacatggACAAACTGTGGCTGTTTCTCATCGGTTCCTGGATAACAATGTTTATCTTATGTCCTGATGTTTACCAATAAGGCTGGGATGCGTGGATGCGGGGAAGCGGTGGTGATTTGTAAGTTCCCATGATGGTCAAAGGAGTCTAGAGGTGTATTCAGAGTACCACGAACGTTATGTAGCTGTCAAAACACTCTTAAATCATACACATATTTTGCAGCCCATTTTGCATGTAATGCTGTTTATAAATACACATAATTTATTCGCGAGTTTGGTTGGTTACTCATGAATCtgaaatttcatgtttttttttttttagaaacgtTGGGCATTTTGATACGCCTCTGGTAAACGAAAGAAATCATTGGGAAAGGTCGCCAGAAAGATCCGTCGCCCTTTTCTGGCTCACGTAACAAGGCTGCAATGGTGATAGTGACGTACgaccatttaaaaataatcatcttttgtttttgtaaacgtTAATGGACAAGCATTTCGTCCATCTTCGTCGCACTCGTTAAAGTCGCACatcaaagtgaaaatatagAGCAAAGGCGGAATATGTGCGTTTCTGTTTTTGTCTTTCGTAATGAGTTAACCTCAACCTTTGAATTGGTGAAAATGAAGGTTGCTAAACAATAAGGTGCACCTACCTGGTAATACATTCCCTGCGGAGGAAGAAAAAAGGCTCCGGCCCCCCACAGTTTGGCTGCTTGATCCAGAACAGTTCCCAGGACGAAAAAGCACTGCACGAAGCAGGCAAAGTCGATGTGATTGGCACGTTTGTTTGGAAACTTGTGCGAAACGGGCCTGTTTCACATGCACGCAGTTTTCCAAATGACTCCCGACAACGAACAACGCCCTACGAAGGGCTGTGCGGTTATTTGTTTTGTACGAAATTCACGACGAACTACCCTGATCTGTTTGAACGAAGAAGAAAGACGCAAACGGAGGGGAACATGCTGTTTCGATTCGATTTCGGTTTGTTTCGCTCGCAGTGTACGCTCAGAACGGAGTGGTGGGGTCAATCAATGAACGAAATGAACGCGCGCATCTTTTTGGACCGCGAACGCGGACAACAGTCAATTGGACCGATTGTACACTCAAAACCGAGAAAGTgccattttttcattagatCACTAAGCGCACTCTTAACTCTTCAGTTGCCGGTGATGCGACGCTGCGAAACTTGGAGTGGCCCTCTGACTCAACTCGCAGCCACCTGCTGCTAATTACTCAAGCCGAAGAGCGAAATAAGCGAGATTAATGTAATTTCTTGTACGGCCCTTTGGGTAAATTGCACCGCGACTATGAACTGTTTGGTTTTTACTCAAAGCGAGAAGCTATTTTTATCAACtttcaatcaaaattatcGACACTCTTGCGGAAGCGACATCTGCAtgatcaaagtttgaacaatTGACTAAAAGACGACACTATCCGCACGAGATGAGCTTGTGGAAGGGGTGTAGAAGCGGCCCCTCACGGCCAGGGCTAAGGCCCTAAAACtttcttaacaattttattattccgCCGTCTACCTTGACGTGGAGGAGCTTGATGTCCTCACATACAAAGGAATAATACGAGGCATGCCCTTGCTGCAGCAATATGAAAAAGCACAGAACACTCCTGAAAGACAACAGAGAAACTTCATACCCAAACTTCCGCGTTAATTGCGTTCCACTCTATGGCCAGCTCGGTTCGGATTAATTCTACATTGGACGTCTTACGCGTGTAATTCTTCCTAACACTAGTTTTGCGCATTTTTACGgtaaatcaattaatttaagagaACTTTACTGTTGTTGTTATTCCTATAATTAATTTCAGGAACTTACCGGCATTTGTTTTTGTGGCAATGCGCAGAGCAAGTGACTCAGTGGCTGAAATTCCATGACCTACTTGTTAATGTGTGCGGAAATTGCGGAAGTTCCACTGctgaaatggagaaattttctGTTAGTGGAAACTAAAGGAAAACTTCATGAAAATCGCTGTTGATCGGTATCACGACAATAGCGCGGGACTGCACATTACGAGTCGATTGCAATTCTTCTTCCCTCGCAAAATCATCATTTCATTTTACAACATCCATGCAAATTCCCATACGTATATTATTTATGCATTCTGCGATACACGCGTTGATGGGAGTGTTTCTTATTATTGAAATCTTACTTTGGCGCAATGAATGtataattagattttaaacAGATGCAAAATGAGTTAACTCTCATCTTCATGAGCAAGAATTATCGCAAGACAACAGATTAATTTTCAGGCTCATGACGAGAGAATGATCAGTACCGCCTTGGGGGGCCGGGGGCGAAGTTGGGCAAAGGCAGGTTTTTCCTGTGGGTAcggttgattaaaaatttcaccccGTGATGTGTGACTTGTTAAGGCCGGACCAGGCAATAACGGACACATATTACTCAATGTTTTAGGCCGTTTAAAACCACGAACGTTGCAACAGCCAAGATGAACTTAACTTCAAATAAAGGAGCtgtttttaacggaaaatgcCGCGCGCATCAGTTTGAACAGAGATGGTATGCGTGAAACTTACGTATCGATCTGTTTGCTCCTCGGATACAAAATGCTCGGCAGGGCCCTATTGCTAATATTTACTATATCATGTGTTCTTGCTGTTCAATCGACGGACGGCAAAGTTACGTATACATTCCCAGAGTTTCCCTACAAAGAAAGTAAGAAAAACGTAAGTAGATTCCTTGGGGCGAAACAGCCCTAGGCAGTGATTTTTGCAGGAAGGGACTTACAGGGAAGTAGAGGCAGCCTGCGAAAAGGGCTGTATGGGCAAAAGTCACCTTTCTAAGGTAAACTGCATTCGGCAGTGCGTCTCGCCCTCCTGTTACAGGGATTTGTATCAGCAGGACTTTGTAAGGTATGGAACTTACTGTGTTCGTCATTAATCACAGCTTGTTCCAGCTTGAAGAAGGGGAGGTGGATGTAAGACTGAACTCTTTCAAAGGATGTTTTATTCAACGGTACAACAAATCTCATCGCCTGTAAACCACTGATGATGTCAACAAACACCGATTATAAGTAATTAAGTACATATTTAACGCTTTTTATATGAACGGTCTGGTTAACAATAAATCATAAATACTTTCGAAACAAAATGATTTtaccaaaataattattatcaatttcaTATGTTGCAGCATTCCACTACAATTCACATGtaatcttaatttatttagcTACTGTACATACAGTAATTAGTAATACTCCCAAAAATACTACCTGGGTTGCTGTGAGAGCAATTTTAAACATCTGTATCTTTGGTTACTACATTGTTCTTCTGAGCTTGCGTACATGCCCATCATCTACTTCTCTACGCATTTAAACTTACCTAAAAATCAcaattaagttatttaaacattaagaaataatacCACCTAGGCATAATcgtataatttcttttttctgtACGAATTGGGGAAGGAATCCTATTGAACAGAAGATTCGGATAATTGGTTTGACGATATGGCCGGATAAATCTGAAAAGCGGCCTCAGTGATCATTATTTAAGAACAGTCAATACAGAATCTGACAATGAACTATACATTGTTACAATGgagacatcatgattacatctacgttattattaatatcaCTTTATACCGACTTAATACGACCGATTTGCAATATTACGAACTATTTATTTGAGTGACATTCATCAAATACACTTTCACAACTGATGATGTCAAAACCCTTATCCTCCAAACTACTATAGAAACTTACAAATAACGATGAGAAGTAGAAAATATCAACTGAAACCATGGTGTTGACAATGAATGGCAGGAAGAACATTAATATTAGAGTTGCAGTAAAGTAACAAGTGAAACGAAGAGATTCCCCCAATCCCAAATTGGGGGAAACCAGCCCTAAAACAATCTCAGGGTGCCTCACATTAAAAACATAACGTACCGACTCAACAACCTTTAGcgaatacaaaaataaatatgaaaaaatactttactatttatttcctaaacaaaTTTGCATGAGCCACCCTGCAGGTACGTCCAAACCCGCTTTATACTGCGCTCACATGCACAGCACTATTATAACCTCCATCAGTGTTGGATGAATCCGTTAGACCATCGATGGTAGAGTTCATTTCCACCCCTTGATCCACTTGCACAGAGTGTTTCGTCTTGTCCTTGTGCTTCTTCGTCAGACCCGACAATTTAGGTAAATGCTTCAAAGCACTCACGGCTTTGCTTTTCGTCTTGTCGTTTTCTTCTTGTTCTTCCGATATAGAATCCAAGGGTAAGTTTTCTTGCTGTTGTTGGTCGTCTTGGATGGGAATATCGTCTGAAATAATTGAGATTCGATATGAGTATATAATCGCCGCTGGAATAACAAAGCAACAAACCAGGGAGCTTTCTCGTTCTAAAGGAGGCGTTTGTAATCATTGATTTTGAGACACTGTGAGTGTGTGAAGGTCTAGAAGTTACTGCTATTGAAGGCGAGTGTTGCAGTAAATTCTTTATGGCACTGCCTGCTAGAAGTACATCTGGAAAGGTTTTTCGTTCATTAtgcacaatttaattaaacttgtttgacataaaaataataacagacTTTCATTTAGTTCACGTACCTGACAGGGTTTCATATGCAGCCCTTTGAATAATATCATGCAAAGCCTGAATGGCCCCATTTGCACATCTTTCAGCCCCATGATACACTATGTGTAACAACTCAATAAGCAAGGGCCCAGAAACCTGAACTCTTGGCAAAATGCTCAGTAGTGGCTGCTGAAAACTACTATCACTTGCTATGGAGCTGCGATTGCTGCCCGAATTTAAGTGAAACCCTTGCATAACTAACCTACAAGCAGCCCGAACTtaagaaaaacacattttaacaGCAAAAAGCAATCCTACCTAGAAATGCCACGACAAGTAAACTCAATCCCCTGAGTGATCACATTGGCCAACTGTTGATTATACAGGAACATTAAAGCTGTAATAACCCTCTGCCTATTTTGTGCATTGAGGTTTTCCACTTGAGGCAGAGGACCCCAGCTGACTAATTTAGTATTGCACTCCTCCCACCTCCTCAGGGAGCTCTCAGCAATGAAGGCTGGTTCTAAAGTATTGGAATCATGATAAATTGAAGACTGAGCTATACTTGGAATTCGAAAGGATAAAGTGCGCGCCTGACCCTTGTTATCTATTACctataaatgaattttttaatttacatagaaaattaaataattattttgcacTTACCTCAAGGTTGTACAAACTTACGAGTAAAGTTTGCACAGAAGTGCATGACTTGTCTGATAGATGCAGAAATACTAAAATTGGAAGGTATTGCAGAGCAAATCTGCGTAGCTGTGGCTCTCCGGATCTGTAGAAGTTTAAGAGTTGCTGGCATATCCCCTCTATCAACTAAAAAAAGTATAGTTTTGTTTATTCCTGACTTGTTATGGCAtacattaatgaaaaattttttaaaaagctatCGAGAGCATTGCCTGTtgcatattttacatattccCAAACTGCTTTTGCAAATAGTGTTGGAAGTTACTTTGTGATAACTCTATCAAGTAACTATTTACAGTTGAACACCAATTTTAGTATAAAGGAGACATAAAGTTTGAATGGTAAGATAGTTTAACCCAAAACTACTCTCAATTAATCCTGGATGAATACAAACTCAAAGATACTTTGAACTTAGGACCCAACACAACTGTTTGCTATTAAATTCAACACTTTAACTTACATTGTCCGACTTGTACTTGTGGGGCTCTGATAGAATATTGTATAGGGCTATGATAACTTCGTGATTATGTTCTTGTTCCGTTGAATATGTGTGAATTTCGCTTTCGGTAAGCGATTCAAACTCGTCGATCCATTCAAAGACTATGGTGTATGCCATGACTGCTTCCTTGAGGATATTACCACCAATATGAGAGTCGCGGATCAGCGGAGAGTAAACTTAATAACGCATAATTGAAGCACTAAGCGTTGGCAGGGGGAGGTCAGACCTTGCTAATGAagcaatttttgcaattaaaaatttaaaaaataataatttacaatgTTGCAAAAGgttgaaatatcaaaacaaattttggaTGTCAGGTGACGTCATGACGTACTGCATTGTATATGACAAATGAATTACTAAAAGATAGGAATAAATGCTTGACGTCACACAGATGCGTCTAGGGTATCGATTTGAGAAGCTACcaagaaaactaaataattttaaacatcatttaatacaaaaatgcttcttcaaaaataatatatttaatacttCACAAATgcaggaattttttttcaaaaatttgtacGTCACTGAGTTTACTCTATTTCGTGAAAGTAAAAAGTAACCATGAACTTACGACATTAGGATAAATTTGCCTGGAACCAAAATAATCTTCCAACTCTGTTAGCGGCATGATAGATCGCActtaataaatgaaacacgtGCATACTACACTTATAACTGATTTAAGCTTATACAACCTTACAAATCAATAGAGCCGCCTGGCGGTTcgcacaaaaatatataattcacTTCATCCATACTCTGCACCTTTTCTAGcttgataaataattcaagTCACTGCAAATCCAACCATAAATATCCCCCGTTAACGAGTGTTAACCGTACAAATTCCCAGGAAACTCTTGGTCCGAGAGAGTATCGTCGTCGTGCTCCGATTCGGGGTCTTTGCGCTTGCGACCGTATGCCCTTTTGCTAGTCGTGGGCAATTGGTCAGTTTCACCATGCAGCAACGAATTccttcaaatgaaaaataaattcacgAATAGGGAACGAACGGAGAAATAAAACCTATAGAGCTGCAAAGACTGCCAATCTTCACCCCTACTGCTGGGCATTCCAGTGTGGATTCGCCGATCTAAAAACGTCATCACGACCTTTTTGTCCTGTTTCAGAAGTTTGTTGGTGAATTCAGCcaaaatttccagaaatgGGAGATTAGGCGGTGGCCCTGTGGGGTCCTCAGAGTTCTCAGCCCCCATTACTGCAAACAATATGCCGGCCCTGTGAAGGGCAGTGATGGCTTCTCGGTTTTTAAGGGCGTCCAAGCCGAAAGACAACGCGAATCGCTTTGCTAATTCCTAATTCAAGACCTTCTTAAGCAATTACTATTTAAATGGCAAAGATAGCTACCTTTAAAGCAAAGAATTCCTCTTGCTGTCGAATATTGCGGCCGCCAGCCCTTTGCACTTCATTAAACATCATGTTCAAGCTAAGGCACATCGTAAGGGCGCAATTgactttattaatttcacgGGCTTTGCCCaatgttgttttaattatGTCCCCATATTCGTTATAGTATTTGACGTAATTTTTGAATACATCAGCACCTAAATTCAGAGACATAATGAAATCCGTGTTGTGACGCAGTGTAAATGATAATTACCTGATTTTGTAGGCATGATATTGTAAACGATAAGTTTGCAAAACGCGGCCAAAAAGTTGCGTCTTTTGTGCAACTCCTCGATTTGCGGTTCTTCGTGGTCGCTGTCCGGTTCAGGAATAAATACATAGGTTTGTACGAATTCGTTTAACAATTCCTGGAGTTCTTTGCTTGGAGCACAAGATAATTCGCCCAAATATTCGTGTCCGGACTTCAGTTGGTCACTAAAACACAATGCATTTTTTAGGGAATCAATAAATCTTCTTGACAATTTGAGGTACCAAAATAGTCAGTAGATTTGGTGTCTGACGTGAGCCAGAAccacccaatttttttcaaatgaaaatcatATACCTTGAAGCAGGGATCTTTTTGCGCATGTCTGCCTCGACAACCTGTATAAATATTAGAATATCCTAATCATTTAcctgaaaattattaacaagtCGCAGAGACCTACGTAGGCCTCTTCTTTGATGTTCACATGAGGCGATTCCCGAATCAACGTTTGGGAAGCTTCGAGAAATTCATCTAACTTGTTTCTAAGGTCTTGGACCTCGGAATGTTGAAGACTCGCCTGTTCTTGAGAGGCTTCCAAGTCTCTAAGTGCCCAAAGAAGGTAGTAGTAGCAGGAACTAAGGCAATATTTGAGGGCTTCTGGAGGCACTTTGCTTTCAACATcctgcaaatttaaaaaattttaaatactgttCGCTGCATAAAACTCATCACCTTAAAATCCTGGAACTGCGTTTCCCACAAATCCCACTGATTTAAATTGTGGCAAGCATAAAACATTGAAACCTTCTTCAATGAACTGAccacattaaatatttcatcgGCATTGGGAGTTTCCTCCCCCAAAAGCAAGTTCCTCCAATCGTCTATCGCCTCTTTATAGCTAGACACAATTACGTCTATTATGGTGGATCTAGCCACATCACACCTAGTGTAAATAGCGTGCCCTTCAGTGCACAGCACTTCGAGAGTCTTCGCTAGAGTTTCCAAAACCTCCGGTTCGTGATGGACCTGCACAATGTACTTTAATTTGGTCAAAAGAGCTTGTAAAGAACCCTCTTGCCGCCCACTAGTGTACAAATCAAGATCGAAATATTGGGGAATGCTTAGTAAATTGGCCAATTTTTCTGGGTCTGCCGAAAATTTGTCCAGCAAAGGCGGCAAGGTGACTATAAAGTGCTCAGTTAGTTTCTGCTTGTCCTCTCCAGTTTGCTTGATTTCGCGCAATGAAGAAATCTTCCTATTGGGC
This window contains:
- the LOC136341867 gene encoding uncharacterized protein, with the translated sequence MRETYVSICLLLGYKMLGRALLLIFTISCVLAVQSTDGKVTYTFPEFPYKESKKNEGTYREVEAACEKGCMGKSHLSKVNCIRQCVSPSCYRDLYQQDFLEEGEVDVRLNSFKGCFIQRYNKSHRL
- the Hyccin gene encoding hyccin — its product is MAYTIVFEWIDEFESLTESEIHTYSTEQEHNHEVIIALYNILSEPHKYKSDNLIEGICQQLLNFYRSGEPQLRRFALQYLPILVFLHLSDKSCTSVQTLLVSLYNLEVIDNKGQARTLSFRIPSIAQSSIYHDSNTLEPAFIAESSLRRWEECNTKLVSWGPLPQVENLNAQNRQRVITALMFLYNQQLANVITQGIEFTCRGISRLVMQGFHLNSGSNRSSIASDSSFQQPLLSILPRVQVSGPLLIELLHIVYHGAERCANGAIQALHDIIQRAAYETLSDVLLAGSAIKNLLQHSPSIAVTSRPSHTHSVSKSMITNASFRTRKLPDDIPIQDDQQQQENLPLDSISEEQEENDKTKSKAVSALKHLPKLSGLTKKHKDKTKHSVQVDQGVEMNSTIDGLTDSSNTDGGYNSAVHVSAV